The Geodermatophilaceae bacterium NBWT11 genome has a segment encoding these proteins:
- a CDS encoding alkaline phosphatase family protein, with the protein MTLPPDLHVPAYGTATLADVLPGVLTALGVPPARPQPGAADLPADPLDLETALRGARRVAVLLVDGLGADLVRAHPDQAPVLNALLSPVGDLQAPCPSTTPVSLTTLGTGLPPGSHGVLGFVTDVPGEDRALTHTHWTDDPDPDTWQARPTAFQQLAAAGVDSTVVGPYAFAGSGLTKAAYRGARYTSAVSPGDLAAMTGHALAAADRTLVYGYHAELDLTGHVRGVDSDSWRNQLAVVDAMVGQVVDGLPADAALLVTADHGMLDVPHDTRLDIDEEVELQEDVRLLAGEPRARYVHAREGSAADVLATWQGVLAHRAWVVSREEAVDSGVFGPVDAALAARIGDVVALARGSWAFTATRREKVPSMLAACHGSLTATELAIPLLLARGRALDA; encoded by the coding sequence ATGACCCTCCCGCCCGACCTGCACGTCCCCGCGTACGGCACCGCCACGCTGGCCGACGTCCTGCCCGGGGTGCTCACCGCACTGGGCGTGCCGCCCGCCCGCCCCCAGCCCGGCGCGGCCGACCTGCCCGCCGACCCGCTCGACCTGGAGACCGCCCTGCGTGGCGCCCGGCGGGTCGCGGTGCTGCTGGTCGACGGGCTGGGTGCCGACCTGGTCCGCGCGCACCCCGACCAGGCGCCGGTGCTGAACGCGCTGCTGAGCCCGGTCGGTGACCTGCAGGCACCGTGCCCGAGCACCACCCCGGTCAGCCTCACCACGCTGGGCACCGGGCTGCCGCCGGGCAGCCACGGCGTCCTCGGGTTCGTCACCGACGTCCCCGGCGAGGACCGCGCGCTCACCCACACGCACTGGACCGACGACCCCGACCCGGACACCTGGCAGGCCCGGCCCACCGCCTTCCAGCAGCTCGCCGCCGCCGGGGTGGACAGCACCGTGGTCGGCCCCTACGCCTTCGCCGGCTCCGGGCTGACGAAGGCCGCCTACCGGGGGGCCCGCTACACCTCGGCGGTCAGCCCCGGCGACCTCGCCGCCATGACCGGGCACGCCCTGGCCGCCGCCGACCGGACGCTGGTCTACGGCTACCACGCCGAGCTCGACCTGACCGGTCACGTCCGCGGGGTCGACTCCGACAGCTGGCGCAACCAGCTCGCCGTCGTCGACGCGATGGTCGGCCAGGTCGTCGACGGGCTGCCCGCCGACGCGGCCCTGCTGGTCACCGCCGACCACGGGATGCTCGACGTCCCGCACGACACCCGGCTGGACATCGACGAGGAGGTCGAGCTCCAGGAGGACGTCCGGCTGCTCGCCGGGGAGCCCCGGGCCCGCTACGTGCACGCCCGGGAGGGCTCGGCCGCCGACGTGCTGGCCACCTGGCAGGGCGTGCTGGCCCACCGCGCGTGGGTGGTGAGCCGAGAGGAGGCCGTCGACAGCGGGGTGTTCGGCCCGGTCGACGCCGCGTTGGCCGCCCGGATCGGCGACGTGGTCGCCCTGGCCCGGGGCAGCTGGGCGTTCACCGCCACCCGCCGGGAGAAGGTGCCCTCGATGCTGGCCGCCTGCCACGGCTCGTTGACCGCGACCGAGCTCGCGATCCCGCTGCTGCTGGCCCGCGGACGGGCGCTGGACGCGTGA
- a CDS encoding sucrase ferredoxin: protein MSTQQVSEQSPSGPVDDFCQTPEEDLPLVEPSARSTPVGRLDASRCSVQALLAADSPVATAPPARRWLLVEQPGPWGRDALLQSRFDPAVAPLLAARARELGLRIQMVRRPGDRLADSGRRWAVADVAASWLRWSSRETDAELLDAPLDGSVGVDHDDPTYLVCTHGGHDACCAVRGRPLARALPAAGPADVWETSHLGGDRFAANVLVLPTGHVYGQVPGDGAALVQAHGRGEVVLDHLRGRAGLTPAAQAAQQHARSELGLLGVHDLPVRGVRPLQVDEAGVERWAVTLGGPDGDVLVTIDSRLSADSRLLTCAAVRPGRWRTWHPLSVAAAPR from the coding sequence ATGAGCACGCAGCAGGTGTCTGAGCAGTCCCCCTCGGGTCCGGTGGACGACTTCTGCCAGACCCCGGAGGAGGACCTCCCCCTCGTCGAGCCGTCCGCCCGGTCCACCCCGGTCGGCCGGCTCGACGCCTCCCGGTGCTCGGTCCAGGCACTGCTCGCCGCGGACTCCCCCGTCGCCACCGCTCCCCCGGCCCGCCGCTGGCTGCTCGTCGAGCAGCCCGGCCCGTGGGGCCGGGACGCCCTGCTGCAGTCCCGGTTCGACCCCGCGGTCGCCCCGCTGCTGGCCGCCCGGGCCCGCGAGCTGGGCCTGCGGATCCAGATGGTGCGCCGTCCCGGCGACCGGCTGGCGGACTCCGGGCGCCGCTGGGCCGTGGCCGACGTCGCCGCGTCCTGGCTGCGCTGGTCCTCCCGGGAGACCGACGCCGAGCTGCTCGACGCGCCCCTCGACGGGTCGGTCGGCGTGGACCACGACGACCCGACCTACCTGGTCTGCACGCACGGTGGGCACGACGCCTGCTGCGCGGTGCGGGGCCGTCCGCTGGCCCGGGCCCTGCCCGCCGCGGGCCCGGCCGACGTGTGGGAGACCAGCCACCTGGGCGGCGACCGGTTCGCCGCCAACGTGCTGGTGCTGCCCACCGGGCACGTCTACGGGCAGGTGCCCGGCGACGGCGCAGCGCTGGTGCAGGCGCACGGCCGCGGCGAGGTCGTGCTGGACCACCTGCGCGGTCGCGCCGGTCTGACCCCCGCCGCGCAGGCCGCCCAGCAGCACGCCCGGTCCGAGCTGGGCCTGCTCGGCGTGCACGACCTGCCGGTGCGCGGGGTCCGCCCGCTGCAGGTCGACGAGGCGGGGGTGGAGCGCTGGGCGGTCACCCTGGGCGGGCCGGACGGCGACGTGCTGGTCACGATCGACAGCCGGCTGTCCGCGGACTCCCGGCTGCTGACCTGCGCCGCGGTGCGGCCGGGCCGGTGGCGGACCTGGCACCCGCTCTCGGTCGCTGCGGCCCCCCGCTAG
- a CDS encoding cupin, giving the protein MSRTTTSQGRAEESLRPALRRCVRVDPQVFAEQHWSRRPLLSSAAELGADFSDLMTLADVDELLSTRGLRTPFLRIAKDGAVVDTKRFTTSGGAGAEVADQVSSDSVLRLFSEGSTVVLQGLHRLWPPLVEFADQLAADLGHPTQVNAYVTPPSSRGFSPHYDVHDVFVLQVAGEKHWTIHEPVLTDPLRSQPWGERAEEVAAAAEREPVIDTVLRPGDALYLPRGYLHSATALGEISAHLTIGVHPVTRWGAVESALDLVRTLAVDDPTLRRSLPLGVDLTGPDTTADDVAAVLAGLHAALDRVDPAEVADRLRSRTWAQVRPEPVSPLAQSTAAAALSADTVLRLRPRLRVQLRDVVGERVTLVAGRRHHDLPAETRPALAELLAAGELKVGDLPGLAADEQLVLARRLVVESVAVVPDASAGGPVHHGGDEHAAGV; this is encoded by the coding sequence CTGAGCCGCACCACGACCTCGCAGGGCCGGGCGGAGGAGTCTCTCCGCCCGGCCCTGCGGCGCTGCGTGCGCGTGGACCCGCAGGTCTTCGCCGAGCAGCACTGGTCGCGCCGGCCCCTGCTGTCCAGCGCTGCGGAGCTGGGCGCTGACTTCTCCGACCTGATGACCCTGGCCGACGTCGACGAGTTACTCTCCACCCGCGGCCTGCGCACCCCGTTCCTGCGGATCGCCAAGGACGGCGCCGTCGTCGACACCAAGCGCTTCACCACCTCCGGCGGCGCCGGGGCCGAGGTCGCCGACCAGGTCTCCTCGGACTCCGTGCTGCGGCTGTTCAGCGAGGGCAGCACCGTCGTGCTGCAGGGCCTGCACCGGCTGTGGCCGCCCCTGGTCGAGTTCGCCGACCAGCTCGCCGCCGACCTCGGCCACCCCACCCAGGTCAACGCCTACGTCACCCCGCCGTCCTCGCGCGGGTTCTCCCCGCACTACGACGTGCACGACGTCTTCGTGCTGCAGGTCGCCGGGGAGAAGCACTGGACGATCCACGAGCCGGTGCTCACCGACCCGCTGCGCAGCCAGCCCTGGGGCGAGCGCGCCGAGGAGGTCGCTGCCGCCGCCGAGCGTGAGCCGGTGATCGACACCGTGCTGCGCCCCGGTGACGCGCTCTACCTGCCGCGCGGCTACCTGCACTCGGCCACCGCGCTGGGCGAGATCAGCGCGCACCTGACCATCGGGGTGCACCCGGTGACCCGCTGGGGTGCCGTGGAGTCCGCGCTGGACCTCGTGCGCACCCTGGCCGTGGACGACCCGACGCTGCGCCGGTCGCTGCCCCTCGGCGTCGACCTCACCGGCCCGGACACCACCGCCGACGACGTCGCCGCGGTGCTCGCCGGGCTGCACGCCGCCCTGGACCGGGTCGACCCGGCCGAGGTCGCCGACCGGCTGCGCTCGCGCACCTGGGCCCAGGTGCGACCCGAGCCCGTCTCACCGCTGGCCCAGTCGACCGCGGCCGCCGCGCTGTCGGCCGACACCGTGCTGCGGCTGCGACCCCGGCTGCGGGTGCAGCTGCGCGACGTGGTCGGCGAGCGGGTGACGTTGGTCGCCGGGCGCAGGCACCACGACCTGCCGGCGGAGACCCGCCCGGCCCTGGCCGAGCTGCTCGCGGCCGGGGAGCTCAAGGTCGGCGACCTGCCCGGCCTGGCCGCCGACGAGCAGCTGGTGCTGGCCCGCCGCCTCGTGGTGGAGTCCGTGGCCGTCGTGCCCGACGCATCGGCCGGAGGACCTGTGCACCATGGAGGAGATGAGCACGCAGCAGGTGTCTGA
- a CDS encoding acyl-CoA dehydrogenase — MATPLDVRDRWADEVHRAATAFTDLLAAGWGPPLPGAGATADRWAALHALGRTDLPLARLAEGHADAVAVLAELDGPLVERGERLGVWAAEPPSGRVSARRTAGGWRLAGTKQWCSGARACTAALVTAHAEDGRRLFLVDLSAAGVTPRPGRWVSAGMAGSDTADVELDDVPALAVGGPRAYLDRPGFWHGGIGVAAVWAGGATGVADALADVVRTAAPDPHRDAAWGAVDVALTGVDGALAVAAAEVDADPDDRAGTAARRAGRVRGLAARTGTEVLDAVGRALGAGPTGHDAGYAARSADLTVYLRQHHGERDLAGLADALRGTR, encoded by the coding sequence GTGGCCACCCCCCTCGACGTCCGGGACCGGTGGGCCGACGAGGTCCACCGTGCCGCGACCGCGTTCACCGACCTCCTCGCCGCCGGCTGGGGGCCACCGCTGCCCGGCGCCGGAGCGACCGCCGACCGCTGGGCCGCGCTGCACGCGCTGGGGCGCACGGACCTCCCGCTGGCCCGCCTCGCCGAGGGCCACGCCGACGCGGTCGCCGTCCTCGCCGAGCTCGACGGACCGCTGGTGGAGCGCGGTGAGCGCCTCGGGGTCTGGGCCGCCGAGCCCCCCAGCGGTCGGGTGAGCGCGCGGCGGACGGCCGGCGGCTGGCGGTTGGCCGGCACCAAGCAGTGGTGCTCGGGCGCCCGGGCGTGCACCGCGGCCCTGGTCACCGCACACGCCGAGGACGGCCGCCGGCTCTTCCTGGTCGACCTGTCCGCCGCCGGGGTCACGCCCCGGCCGGGTCGGTGGGTGTCGGCCGGGATGGCCGGCAGCGACACCGCCGACGTCGAGCTGGACGACGTGCCCGCCCTCGCGGTCGGCGGCCCGCGGGCCTACCTGGACCGCCCGGGCTTCTGGCACGGCGGCATCGGGGTGGCGGCGGTGTGGGCCGGCGGGGCGACCGGCGTGGCCGACGCGCTGGCCGACGTCGTCCGCACCGCCGCCCCCGACCCGCACCGGGACGCGGCCTGGGGCGCCGTGGACGTCGCGCTGACCGGGGTGGACGGCGCGCTCGCGGTCGCCGCGGCCGAGGTGGACGCCGACCCCGACGACCGTGCCGGCACCGCCGCGCGGCGGGCCGGCCGGGTGCGGGGACTGGCTGCCCGCACCGGCACCGAGGTGCTGGACGCCGTGGGCCGCGCGCTGGGTGCTGGGCCCACCGGGCACGACGCCGGGTACGCCGCCCGCAGCGCCGACCTGACCGTCTACCTCCGCCAGCACCACGGCGAGCGTGACCTCGCCGGTCTGGCCGACGCCCTGCGCGGCACCCGGTGA
- a CDS encoding PIG-L family deacetylase, which yields MSAPAAGHTPDATAEDAWAGWLPQQDWPTWVPDPTWRRVVVCAAHPDDEVLGVGGTIALLAGAGVEVHLVAVTDGEASHPGSTVLTPAQLAPARVAESGHALTALGAPQTTSTRLGLPDSAVAAHEDELAVALAAAVAGADAVLTTWTGDGHPDHEAVGRAAVAAGARLGVPVWQYPVWTWHWAAPADPRVPWDRAHRVPLPASVQAAKQAAIGCFTTQVRPLGPDPADAVVLPPEFLAHFGRDQEVVWQ from the coding sequence GTGAGCGCCCCCGCCGCCGGGCACACGCCGGACGCCACCGCCGAGGACGCCTGGGCGGGCTGGCTGCCGCAGCAGGACTGGCCCACCTGGGTGCCCGACCCGACCTGGCGACGGGTGGTGGTCTGCGCCGCACACCCCGACGACGAGGTGCTGGGCGTCGGCGGCACGATCGCGCTGCTCGCCGGCGCCGGGGTCGAGGTGCACCTGGTGGCGGTCACCGACGGGGAGGCCAGCCACCCCGGCAGCACCGTGCTCACCCCCGCGCAGCTCGCCCCGGCCCGGGTCGCCGAGTCCGGCCACGCGCTGACCGCCCTCGGCGCCCCGCAGACCACGAGCACCCGGCTGGGGCTGCCCGACTCCGCCGTCGCCGCCCACGAGGACGAGCTCGCCGTCGCGCTGGCCGCCGCGGTCGCCGGGGCCGACGCCGTGCTCACCACCTGGACCGGGGACGGGCACCCCGACCACGAGGCGGTCGGGCGGGCCGCGGTCGCCGCCGGGGCCCGGCTGGGCGTCCCCGTGTGGCAGTACCCGGTCTGGACCTGGCACTGGGCGGCCCCGGCCGATCCCCGGGTGCCCTGGGACCGGGCGCACCGGGTGCCGCTGCCGGCATCGGTGCAGGCGGCCAAGCAGGCCGCGATCGGCTGCTTCACCACCCAGGTCCGGCCGCTGGGACCCGACCCGGCCGACGCCGTGGTGCTCCCGCCGGAGTTCCTCGCGCACTTCGGCCGCGACCAGGAGGTGGTGTGGCAGTGA
- a CDS encoding methyltransferase domain-containing protein: MTLPPSFFDEMYAAAEDPWSMRSRWYERRKYALTTAVLPRERYGDGLEVGCSVGELTAALAPRCDRLVGWDASAAAVERARARTADLPGVTVEQHAVPATPLPAVDLLVLSEVLYYLSPADLAVFCDQVRTAVRPGGTLLAVHWRHAVPEYPQTGDAVHRALRTALDWPRVATHDETDLLLDCWVRAPAGDERAASVAAAEDLW; this comes from the coding sequence GTGACCCTGCCCCCGTCGTTCTTCGACGAGATGTACGCCGCGGCCGAGGACCCGTGGTCGATGCGCAGCCGCTGGTACGAGCGGCGCAAGTACGCCCTGACCACGGCGGTGCTGCCCCGCGAGCGGTACGGCGACGGGCTCGAGGTCGGCTGCTCGGTGGGCGAGCTGACCGCGGCGCTGGCCCCGCGCTGCGACCGGCTCGTCGGCTGGGACGCCAGCGCCGCGGCCGTGGAGCGGGCCCGGGCCCGCACCGCCGACCTGCCCGGGGTGACCGTCGAGCAGCACGCCGTCCCGGCCACCCCGCTGCCGGCGGTCGACCTGCTGGTGCTGTCCGAGGTCCTGTACTACCTGTCCCCGGCCGACCTGGCGGTGTTCTGCGACCAGGTCCGGACGGCGGTCCGCCCCGGCGGGACGCTGCTGGCCGTGCACTGGCGGCACGCGGTGCCCGAGTACCCGCAGACCGGGGACGCCGTGCACCGGGCGCTGCGGACGGCGCTGGACTGGCCGCGGGTGGCCACCCACGACGAGACCGACCTGCTGCTGGACTGCTGGGTGCGGGCCCCGGCCGGCGACGAGCGGGCCGCCTCGGTCGCGGCCGCGGAGGACCTCTGGTGA
- the dinB gene encoding DNA polymerase IV: MDAFFASVEVRRDPSLAGRPVIVGGAGNRGVVTSATYEARAYGVHSAMPTARALRLCPTAVVVPGDMALYAEVSRGVMAVFRTITPLVEPLSLDEAFLDVSGAGRRLGDAVDVAELVRARVFDEQGITCSVGVAGSKFVAKLASTRSKPDGLMVVRPPEVMDFLHPLPVGALWGVGAKTEELLVRLGLRTVGDLAHVPARTLQRALGHAAGSHLHELAWGRDPRRVVPDEPEKSTGAEETFGTDVDDPVVIHRELLHLSERTAGRLRSTGYVARTITLKVRFSDFHTITRSRTLKTPTDVAQDLYDTARDLFDGLGLDRARIRLVGVRAEGLADVDTTPTQLVLGAREHGRRDAELAADRAARRFGAGAVRPATLLRRDGVVGRSQAVPRPDRPDVRRIGG; the protein is encoded by the coding sequence ATGGACGCCTTCTTCGCCAGCGTCGAGGTCCGCCGCGACCCCTCGCTGGCCGGGCGGCCGGTGATCGTCGGCGGGGCGGGCAACCGCGGGGTGGTCACCTCGGCCACCTACGAGGCCCGCGCCTACGGGGTGCACAGCGCGATGCCCACCGCCCGGGCGCTGCGGCTGTGCCCCACCGCCGTCGTCGTCCCGGGCGACATGGCGCTCTACGCCGAGGTGTCCCGCGGGGTGATGGCGGTCTTCCGCACGATCACCCCGCTGGTCGAGCCGTTGAGCCTGGACGAGGCGTTCCTGGACGTGTCCGGGGCCGGCCGGCGGCTGGGCGACGCCGTGGACGTCGCCGAGCTGGTGCGCGCCCGGGTGTTCGACGAGCAGGGCATCACCTGCTCGGTGGGGGTGGCCGGCAGCAAGTTCGTGGCCAAGCTGGCCTCCACCCGCAGCAAGCCCGACGGGCTGATGGTGGTCCGCCCGCCCGAGGTCATGGACTTCCTGCACCCGCTGCCGGTCGGTGCGCTGTGGGGCGTGGGCGCCAAGACCGAGGAGCTGCTGGTCCGGCTCGGGCTGCGCACCGTGGGCGACCTGGCGCACGTGCCGGCCCGCACCCTGCAGCGCGCGCTGGGCCACGCCGCGGGCAGCCACCTGCACGAGCTGGCCTGGGGCCGCGACCCCCGCCGGGTGGTGCCCGACGAGCCGGAGAAGTCGACCGGGGCGGAGGAGACCTTCGGCACCGACGTCGACGACCCGGTGGTGATCCACCGCGAGCTGCTGCACCTGTCCGAGCGCACCGCGGGAAGGCTGCGCTCCACCGGGTACGTCGCCCGGACGATCACCCTCAAGGTCCGGTTCTCCGACTTCCACACCATCACCCGGTCCCGCACGCTGAAGACCCCCACCGACGTCGCCCAGGACCTCTACGACACCGCCCGCGACCTGTTCGACGGCCTCGGGCTCGACCGGGCCCGGATCCGGCTGGTCGGGGTGCGCGCCGAGGGCCTGGCCGACGTCGACACCACCCCCACCCAGCTGGTCCTCGGCGCCCGGGAGCACGGCCGGCGCGACGCCGAGCTGGCCGCCGACCGGGCCGCCCGCCGGTTCGGGGCCGGCGCGGTGCGACCGGCCACCCTGCTGCGCCGCGACGGGGTCGTCGGCCGCTCCCAGGCGGTGCCTCGACCCGACCGTCCCGACGTCCGCCGGATCGGCGGGTGA
- a CDS encoding DUF3040 domain-containing protein, translating into MPLSEHEQKLLEQIERALVDDDPKFASQVRTGDRRQKARRKLQLGALLVVAGLAVLVGGAVVPSVPLGVVGFLVMLGGATLGVLNYAAATGAVESGPAPATGGSSAATGRGKAAKARRQPLKDRLEERFRRRYDQ; encoded by the coding sequence GTGCCGCTCTCCGAGCACGAGCAGAAACTGCTGGAGCAGATCGAGCGTGCGCTCGTCGACGACGACCCGAAGTTCGCCTCGCAGGTGCGCACCGGTGACCGCCGACAGAAGGCCCGCCGCAAGCTCCAGCTCGGCGCCCTGCTCGTCGTGGCCGGCCTCGCCGTCCTCGTCGGCGGCGCCGTCGTCCCGTCCGTGCCGCTGGGGGTCGTCGGCTTCCTGGTGATGCTCGGCGGAGCCACCCTCGGTGTCCTCAACTACGCCGCGGCCACCGGCGCCGTCGAGAGCGGGCCCGCCCCCGCCACCGGCGGCTCCAGCGCGGCCACCGGCCGCGGCAAGGCCGCCAAGGCCCGCCGCCAGCCCCTCAAGGACCGTCTCGAGGAGCGCTTCCGCCGCCGCTACGACCAGTAG
- a CDS encoding transglutaminase domain-containing protein has product MSRTGWVGSSVAAAVAVLLGSLALGPVFAAGSWFPPGAFLVVVVAATGLAVRALLARTDRADGVLAGLLPPLVQVLAAATALTVVFTPGRAWGGVLPTPGSLAELGALFAEGASEIQEQATPALPLTGLVALTTLFLTTLALAVDLVAVAGRQPTLGGLALLVLACIPVATVTGDVSLVAFLGPAVGFGVLLWADQRSRLADRARSGPGAALGTGTLPALRTGVLALVAGILLPAFVPMLAEGSFATGLGTGDGPGGGSSTGTALDPQAALQGQLTQPTPIDLLTLDTTVVDPEYLRAVALDEYTDEGWGIGNLDGTTSVADSDELAPLPGGVDSRRVTARITAVEHADRFLPVFASPLSVEVTEDDGEGSDDGPWRLDADSSTVFGRDGARTSGRSWEVVAQEARPTAGQLAQSRPLPADDPLQAAYTALPELDPRVTALVDQLTDDGQSPAERVQAVYGFLTDRANGFVYSLTTEPGTTGDDLADFLELRRGYCEQYAGAMAVLTRAAGVPSRVVLGYTPGDRQPDGTRLITTADAHAWVEVWFDGLGWVPYDPTPIDVARRVDLPWAPRADGESGPTDQAPEAVPTAAGGLPTAELDRDDQFTPLDLPSTQQAGTPWGVVAAGTGGTLLLAALLATPGLLRRARRRRRLSSGSAGDAWDELLATTTDLGVPVAASGTPRQVARGLAEMVAPVDRPAVTAVRDLALALEASVYGRPAAAGTGADLAVSSAVVDRALRATVRRRDRWRSRVWPASTVEDAVRWVAAHTPRRRSTRPA; this is encoded by the coding sequence GTGAGCCGGACCGGCTGGGTCGGCAGCTCGGTGGCCGCGGCCGTCGCGGTGCTGCTGGGCTCCCTCGCCCTGGGCCCGGTGTTCGCCGCCGGGTCGTGGTTCCCGCCGGGGGCCTTCCTCGTCGTCGTCGTGGCCGCGACCGGGCTCGCCGTCCGCGCGCTGCTGGCCCGCACCGACCGGGCCGACGGCGTGCTGGCCGGGCTGCTGCCCCCGCTGGTGCAGGTGCTCGCCGCGGCCACGGCGCTCACCGTCGTCTTCACCCCCGGGCGGGCCTGGGGCGGCGTGCTGCCCACCCCCGGGAGCCTGGCCGAGCTGGGCGCGTTGTTCGCCGAGGGCGCGTCGGAGATCCAGGAGCAGGCCACCCCGGCCCTGCCGCTGACCGGGCTGGTCGCGCTCACCACGCTGTTCCTCACCACGCTGGCGCTGGCCGTCGACCTGGTGGCGGTGGCCGGCCGGCAGCCCACCCTGGGGGGCCTGGCGCTGCTGGTGCTGGCCTGCATCCCGGTGGCCACCGTGACCGGCGACGTGTCGCTGGTGGCGTTCCTGGGCCCGGCCGTGGGTTTCGGCGTCCTCCTGTGGGCCGACCAGCGCAGCAGGCTGGCCGACCGGGCGCGCTCGGGGCCGGGCGCCGCCCTGGGCACCGGCACCCTGCCCGCCCTGCGCACCGGGGTGCTGGCGCTGGTCGCCGGGATCCTGCTGCCGGCCTTCGTGCCGATGCTGGCCGAGGGCTCCTTCGCCACCGGCCTGGGCACCGGGGACGGCCCCGGTGGCGGGTCGAGCACCGGCACCGCGCTGGACCCCCAGGCCGCTCTGCAGGGCCAGCTCACCCAGCCCACCCCGATCGACCTGCTGACCCTGGACACCACGGTCGTGGACCCCGAGTACCTGCGTGCCGTCGCACTGGACGAGTACACCGACGAGGGCTGGGGCATCGGGAACCTCGACGGCACCACCTCGGTCGCCGACTCCGACGAGCTGGCCCCGCTGCCCGGCGGCGTCGACAGCCGCCGGGTCACCGCCCGGATCACCGCCGTCGAGCACGCCGACCGCTTCCTGCCGGTGTTCGCCTCCCCGCTGTCGGTCGAGGTCACCGAGGACGACGGGGAGGGCAGCGACGACGGCCCCTGGCGACTGGACGCCGACAGCAGCACCGTCTTCGGCCGGGACGGCGCCCGCACCTCGGGGCGCTCCTGGGAGGTCGTCGCCCAGGAGGCCCGGCCCACCGCCGGGCAGCTGGCCCAGAGCCGGCCGCTGCCCGCCGACGACCCGCTGCAGGCCGCCTACACCGCGCTGCCCGAGCTCGACCCCCGGGTCACGGCCCTCGTCGACCAGCTGACCGACGACGGCCAGTCCCCCGCCGAGCGGGTGCAGGCGGTCTACGGCTTCCTCACCGACCGGGCCAACGGCTTCGTCTACAGCCTGACCACCGAACCCGGCACCACCGGCGACGACCTGGCCGACTTCCTCGAGCTGCGCCGCGGCTACTGCGAGCAGTACGCCGGGGCGATGGCCGTGCTGACCCGCGCCGCCGGCGTGCCCTCCCGGGTGGTGCTGGGCTACACCCCCGGTGACCGGCAGCCCGACGGCACCCGGCTGATCACCACCGCCGACGCGCACGCCTGGGTCGAGGTCTGGTTCGACGGGCTCGGCTGGGTGCCCTACGACCCGACCCCGATCGACGTGGCCCGCCGGGTCGACCTGCCCTGGGCACCGCGGGCCGACGGCGAGAGCGGGCCCACCGACCAGGCACCGGAGGCGGTGCCCACCGCCGCCGGTGGGCTGCCCACCGCCGAGCTCGACCGCGACGACCAGTTCACCCCCCTCGACCTGCCCTCGACCCAGCAGGCCGGTACGCCGTGGGGCGTCGTGGCGGCCGGCACCGGCGGGACGCTGCTGCTGGCCGCGCTGCTGGCCACCCCGGGGCTCCTCCGGCGGGCCCGCCGCCGGCGACGGCTGTCCTCGGGCTCGGCCGGTGACGCCTGGGACGAGCTGCTGGCGACCACCACCGACCTCGGGGTGCCGGTGGCCGCGAGCGGGACCCCCCGCCAGGTGGCCCGCGGGCTCGCCGAGATGGTGGCCCCCGTCGACCGGCCCGCCGTCACCGCCGTGCGGGACCTCGCCCTGGCGCTGGAGGCCTCGGTGTACGGCCGGCCCGCGGCCGCCGGCACGGGGGCCGACCTGGCGGTGTCCTCGGCCGTGGTGGACCGCGCGCTGCGGGCCACCGTGCGCCGCCGGGACCGCTGGCGCTCGCGGGTGTGGCCGGCCTCCACGGTGGAGGACGCCGTCCGCTGGGTCGCCGCGCACACCCCGCGCCGGCGCAGCACCCGCCCTGCCTGA